Part of the Aureitalea marina genome, CTCAATCGCTTGACTATCATATTGAACTTTGTATTACTGGGAGTTTTCGTATATCGGTCCCTAACTTTATCCGGAGAGAGTTTGCTCTCGATGAAGGGTATTGGGGTTCTTTTTCCCGCCATTTCTATCGTTTTACTAGCGATGGCCAACAAGGCCATCAAGCGGGATGAGGATCTTGTAAAATCTGTGGATAGAATACGGTAAACGACGTCTTAGTATATTAGTGCGAACCCTTGGAAAATGCCATTTCCAGGGGTTTTTTTATCGCTTGTATTCGATGACCTCCAGGTCGGAGATATTGCCTTTTGAGAGCCTGAACCTAAGCATGGTCCGTGCGGGATGGAAACCATGCTTACCAACTGCTCCCGGGTTCATGTGAAGCAGGTCTAAGTTGTTGTCACGGATGACCTTGAGGATGTGGGAGTGTCCCGTAATAAAAAGCTTGGGTGGTTCTTGGATGATCTCCCCTTTCACACGTGCGGTATAACGACCGGGATATCCACCTATATGAGTGATCCAGACCGTGACCCCTTCCAATTCAAAACGCTGGTTTAGGGGGAACTCCTGCCGGATTGTGGCATTATCGATATTACCATATACGGCTCGTAATACCGCCACTTCTTTGATCCTGTCTGTTACGGAAATATCCCCAATGTCACCTGCATGCCATACCTCGTCCACTTTTTTACAGTGCTCCAGTATGGCTTCGTCCAGATAGCTATGGGTGTCACTTAATAGAAGTATACGCTTCACGGGCTCTGATTGATGGTCCGAATTAGGTGGCGGATGTGTATCTTTACCGGGCCAAAAATAAGCCAAACTTGCGATATTTCCTGGACATAGCGTACAAAGGTAAACACTATCACGGCTGGCAGATCCAGCCCAACGCTATCAGTGTGCAACAGGTATTGGAGAATGCTTTGAGTACACTACTCAGAGAGAAAATTCAGGTTACTGGAGCCGGCAGGACAGATACCGGGGTACATGCCAAACAACTGATCGTGCATTTTGATATAGAGACTCTAGACGATCTAATTGCTTTCCAACACAGATTGAATTCCTTCCTTCCTTCGGATATAGCCATTAACGATATAAAAGCAGTTCAAAAGGAAGCGCATGCCCGGTTCGATGCGGTAGAGCGCGAGTATGAATACTTGTTGATTACACAGAAGAATCCTTTCTTATCTGATTCGGCTTTTCTTCTGAATCGAACCCCGGATTTTGACAAAATGAACCAGGCGGCAGCCTTATTATTGGACCATCAGGATTTTCAATGTTTTTCCCGCAGTGGTTCGGATGTTAAGACGTATCATTGTGATGTCCGGAAAGCTCGATGGGAGAAACGGGGAGATGCGTGGGTCTTTACGATAGCAGCAGACCGATTTTTGAGAAATATGGTCAGAGCCGTTGTAGGGACCTTACTTGAAGTAGGTCTTGGAAAAATGGACATGGACCAATTCAGACAGGTCTTACTCAGTAAAGATAGGAGTAAGGCAGGTGCTTCGGCCCCTGCTCATGGGCTTTACCTGGTCCATGTGAATTATCCGGAAAATATATATTTGGACTAATGGCCGAATCCAGCGGAAAAGCATTCGATTTTAAACTCTTCAAAAGGCTACTTGCGTTTACCAAGCCCTACAAGATGGTATTCTATTTTGTAGCCTTGGCGGCTATTGCTATGTCTGCCTTAGGTGTGTTGAGGCCGATCTTGTTACAGATGGCCATAGACACGGCTATACTTCCAAAAGATTACGATGGCTTGGTATTTTATATCGCCGCCATGTTTGGGGTGTTGTTCTTAGAGGTCATCTTCCAATTTGCCTTTATCTTCTATACCAATTGGCTGGGCCAGCACGTGATCCGGGACATTAGGGTCAAATTATTCGATCTGATGCTGGGCTTTAAGATGCAGTATTACGACAAGAATGCGGTTGGGCGATTGACCACCCGGGCAGTCAATGATATCGAGACCATTTCCAGCATCTTTAGTCAAGGGTTGTTTATGATCATCTCTGACCTTTTAAAGATGTTAGTGATCATGGGGATCATGCTCTATAAAAGTTGGCAATTATCGCTGATCGTCTTTACCATTCTGCCGATAATCATCTATGCTACACGCGTTTTTCAGCGAGCCATGAAAGGTGCTTTCGAAGAGGTCCGCAACCAGGTAGCCAATCTCAACTCCTTTGTTCAGGAACGCATCAGCGGGATGAAGATCGTTCAGTTGTTTACACGTGAGGACACGGAGTATGAGAATTTTGAACAGATCAATGCCCGTCACAGAAAGGGATGGATCAAAACGGTTTGGTACAACTCTATCTTTTTTCCCATCGCAGAAATGACCTCCAGCGTTGCCATAGGGATGGTGGTCTGGTATGGTGGTCTAAATGTAACTGCCTCCGGTACCATCACATTGGGGGTTATTGTTGCATTTATAGAGCTATCTCAGATGCTTTTCCGGCCACTCAGACAGATCGCCGATAAGTTCAACACCCTTCAAATGGGGATGGTAGCTACTAACCGGGTGTTTGGAATCCTTGATACTGAGGCTCATATCCCGGATGAAGGTCAAACCGAGTTGACCTCTACTCAGGGGGAGATCGTTTTTGACGATGTTCATTTTGGATATATCCCAGACGAAGAAGTGTTAAAGGGAATATCCTTCACGGCCAGTCCCGGGCAGACCATTGCCTTGGTTGGCGCAACGGGTGCCGGTAAATCGACCATTATCAATCTGTTATCCCGCTTTTACGAGATCAATTCTGGTGAGATCCGGGTAGATGGCAATTCTATTAAGGACTATACGATCAAGTCACTTCGAGATCACATCGCAATAGTTTTGCAGGATGTCTTCTTGTTTGCGGACACCATCTTACAAAACATCACTTTAGGGGACGAGGGCATCAGCCGGGAACAGGTGGAGGAAGCTGCCAAGGAAATTGGGGTTCACGAGTTTATAAGTTCTTTGCCGGATGGTTATTTGTACAATGTGAAAGAAAGAGGAACCATGCTCTCCTCAGGTCAGCGCCAGTTGATCGCCTTTCTGAGGGCCTACGTAAGTAATCCCTCGATCTTGATCCTGGACGAGGCTACATCCTCTGTAGATAGTCACAGTGAGGAGATGATACAAACAGCGACCGAGCGAATTACTCAAGGTCGCACATCCATTGTTATCGCCCACCGATTGGCAACCATCAAGAAAGCCGATTTGATCCTGGTAATGGAAGCAGGACAGATCGTGGAAAGAGGAACCCACAAAGAGCTATTGGCCAAAAAAGATGGGTACTACCGTAACCTTTACGAGGTCCAGTTCCTGGCCGAGGAAATTACATAGGATATCCCTCGCTTGGCACGTTCTGCCTCGATGATCTCATTGAAATCCCCATTTAATATCATAATGATACCGGCAATGATCACAAAGAAGATGTACAATGGGATCAACACCAAAAGGAACAATAAGATCTTGATCAACAATTGCCCGAAACTCAGATTAAACAGGCGCTTTAATACGTAGGAATAATAAACGATCTGCAGAGGCATTACCACGTAGGCTACAATAGGATATATTGTACCGCTCCAGACAGTTGCAAAAGAAAGTATGGTAGTTAATATAGAAGCCTCCGAATAGGTGTAGATATTCAGGACCAGGTGTTCGGTATAATTGTATTGTTTGTTTTTGTAAAAGACAATCCGGGAGATCAGGGCCAGAATGGGGATGCTCGCAAAAAATAAGAGCGATTGGTATTCAACGATTACCTCGCTGAACTCCATACTGGCTGCCAATTGGGTTTCGTCCGTATTAACTGCCGAAAAAACCTCTTTCATCAAATCGGGGAAGAATTTGTTCAAAACAAAATTGAACAAACCGGCAAAAGAAACAGCCAGGGTAAAATATCCTATAGGATTGACATAGCGTTTTCGGACACCTTTGATAAATCCATCGATCACTACTTCTGGCTTCTTGACCAGGTCCTTAAAAGTCTTGAGGAGTTTGTTGTCGTAGTTCAAGAATTCTTCTCCCAACTGTGACATCAGTCCTTTCGTCGTCAGCCGATTATGGATGACCCTTGCTCCGCACTTGTGGCAATATTTTTCCGTCGGATCTAAATGATATCCACAATTCTTACAATCCATGGTTAAAAACTTAAATCGGTCTCTAGTTTGTGTGCCAACTCTTCGGTGTCTTCATAAAGCACAAAATCTCCCTCTTTAATGTAGGAGATCTGTCCACTTTCTTCGGATACAACCAGGCAGACGGCATCTGTTTTTTCGGTGATTCCTATCGCGGCTCTATGACGTAATCCGAACCGTTGTGGGATCCTCTTTTCGTTCGAGACAGGCAGGATTACACGAGTTGCAGCGATCCAGTTGTCTTCTATAACCATGGCCCCGTCGTGCAGCGGGCTATTCTTGTAAAATATGCTTTCGATAATTGGCTGATTGACCTGGATCCGCATTTGATCCCCGGAATTCTTTACAAAATCCAAACTGTTGTTACGCCGGAACACGATCAAGGCTCCCAGGTGGTTACTGGCCATTCGATGACAGGCATTCAGTATGGCCTGAATGTCAGTGACGGCGATACTATCTTCTGAGATTAAACGGAATTGCTTGAGAAACTTACGTCTTGCCCTGAAATTGGTAGAACCCAACATCAGCAGGAATTTGCGGATCTCTTGCTGAAACACCACGATCAACGCGAACATTCCCACTCCTAGGAATCCTCCTAAAATGGTAGACAGCAACTCCATTTCCAGGAGTTCTGTTAACTTCCAAATGGCGTAAAGGATAACGATCCCAACAAAGATGTTGATAGCAACAGTTCCTTTGACAAGTTTGTACATGTAGTACAACAAAAAAGCCACCAGGACGATGTCAATAATGTCTATTACGCGGATATCGAGGAATTCCAAGGATTTGGGCTTTCGTCTAAATTAAGTTAAAAAATTCCATTTTCCCGCATATTTATTCTAGCCGTGAGTTTAATGCATTCCACAGCCTCCTTTACGTCGTGCACGCGGAGGATATTTGCGCCTTTCATCAGGCAGATAGTATGAAGCACCGTACTGCCGTTAAGGGCCCCTTCCGGTGAGGTGCCAATTACCTTATTGATCATGGATTTACGGGATAAACCTACAAGTACCGGAACCTTTAAAGAATTGAAGAGTTCCAACTCACTGAGCAGTTCATAATTCTGTTCTAGGGTCTTGGCAAATCCGAAACCCGGATCTGCAATGATATCATTGATGCCCAATTGACGAGCTTCAGCGATCTGCTTGGAAAAAAAGAACAGCACATCCCGCGTTACTTGCTGGTATTGGGTCAAGGACTGCATATTCCTTGGATTACCCCTGGAATGCATCATCACATAGGGGATTTGCAATTCAGCCACTGTTTGAAGCATCAATGGATCTGCTTGACCTCCGGAAATGTCATTGATCATGGCAGCGCCGGCTTCAACACAAACTCGTGCCACTTCTGCCCGAAAAGTATCCACCGAGATCAGGGCCTCAGGTATATTGTTTAGAATGGCCCGAATGGCCGGTAATACCCGTTCTAGTTCTTCGGTAGGGGGTACGTCATCGGCACCTGGTCGGCTACTGTAACCGCCCACGTCCAAAAAGGTCGCTCCTTCCTCTAACATGGTCCTGGCTTGGTGGAGGATGCTGTCTATGTCCAAGGTGGTCCCACCATCGTAGAACGAGTCCGGAGTAACGTTGATTATCCCCATTACCTTGGGGGTTTGCAGGTCGATTAACTGCCCTTTACAATTGATGGTCATCAATTTTTTAAATTGATTTATTTACGCGAAATTTACGCAAAATCCATTTGTTCTCATGTCCCACACCCTCGAGCAGTACGATGCCGTTATCGATGGATGCCGTTCCCTTTTTATCAAGAAAATGTCCGATTACGGAAGTGCCTGGAGAATTCTGCGTCTTCCGTCATTGACCGATCAGATCTTCATCAAGGCTCAGCGCATTCGAAGTCTCCAGCAACAGCAGGAGCGTAAGATCGATGAAGGAGAGCAGAGTGAATTCATAGGGATCGTAAACTATTCTGTCATGGCCCTGATCCAATTAGAATTAGGAGTGACGGAACAACCCGACCTTGATGTAGATGCAGCCATTGAACATTACGACAAGCACATTAGCCAGACCCGCCAATTAATGCTGGACAAGAATCACGATTACGGTGAGGCTTGGAGAGATATGCGCGTTAGTTCGCTGACCGATCTGATCCTTCAGAAAATTCTCCGGGTTAAGCAAATTGAGGATAACCAAGGCAAGACCTTGGTGAGCGAAGGCGTGGACGCTAATTACCAAGACATGATCAACTACTCGGTCTTTGCCATGATCCATCTAACCGAACAGGGATAGTATTTATGAGAATAGCCGTGGGAATTTGTCGCATCGTGGTTGGCGTACTTTTTATCATCAGTGGTCTGATCAAACTAAACGATCCGGTAGGCTTCTCCTTTAAGTTAGAGGAGTATTTCTCGGCCGAAGTCCTGAATATGGAATGGCTTATTCCCTACGCCCTTTTATTGGCGGTCATCGTGGTCATCGCCGAGGTGATGCTGGGGGTTATGATCGTTCTTGGATATGCCGTTAGACTGACCCTGTGGAGCCTGTTGTTAATGATCGTATTCTTCACTTTCTTGACCTTTTACTCCGCGTATTTCAACAAAGTGACGGATTGCGGGTGCTTTGGAGATGCCCTGAAACTGACACCTTGGGAATCTTTCTGGAAAGATGTGATCCTGTTGGCCTTGATCCTGTTCCTGATATATGGCAGGAAGTATATTCAACCATTCTTTACGGTGAACATCCGCAGCATACTGGTCTTTGCATCCCTTGTTGGTTGCCTGGGATTAGCCTATCATGTTTTGGAGCACTTGCCTGTGGTCGATTTTCGTCCATACAAGATCGGAGCCAATATTCCGGAAGGTATGTCAATCCCTCCCGGTGCACCAGAACCCGTGTTTGAATATCGTTGGCTTTTTACTCAAAATGGGGAGGAAGAGACGGTGGTGACCAATGGTGATTACCCGTCCCATCCGGGCGAACTACTGGAGGTGAAAACCAAAGAGATACAAGCCGGTTACGAACCTCCCATCCACGATTTTTCCATGGAACGAAATGGGGAGGATCATACGGAGCAATTGATGCAGGTTCCGCGCATGCTAGTCATCATAGCCTATAACTTGGAGAACACCGAAATGGAGGGTTATTATGGGGTTCGACAGCTGGTCCAGCAGGCCAGATCAAAAGGGGTAAGAGTGATTGGAATGTCTGCTTCCAGTCAGGATGAGACCACGGCCTTTAGCCAGCAAAATTCCTTAGAACTGGACTTTTATTTTTGCGATCAAACTACCTTGAAGACCATTGTTCGCAGCAACCCGGGAATCCTGGAGATAAGAAATGGGACCATTACTCAAAAGCTGCACTGGAACGACGCGGCCAAATTTCAATTAGAACCGTAGATCGTGCTGGGTTATTTTCTGAAAAAGACGGCCTATGCCTTGTTGACACTCTTCGGTGTTGTAACTGTCATCTTTCTGCTCTTTACTCTCCTGCCAGGCGATCCCGCGCGCATGATGTTAGGGCAGAATGAGAACGAAGAGCAACTCGCAGTTGTCAAGAAGAAATATGGGTTTGACCAACCGATACATAAGCAATATGCCTATTACCTGAATGATCTGGCCCCGCTCTCGTTTCATAGTGTGGACTCGGATGATTACACCTACTTCGATGAAAACAAGTATACGGGTATAGTGTTTGGTCAGATCGGAAATACTGATATTGCGGTTAAAACACCTTATTTGCGGGAGTCCTTTCAGAAGAACGGCAAGGCTGTGACTCAGGTGATCGCTGAGACCTTACCAAATACGGTGATATTAGCCGTTTCCGCCATC contains:
- a CDS encoding BT_3928 family protein; translation: MRIAVGICRIVVGVLFIISGLIKLNDPVGFSFKLEEYFSAEVLNMEWLIPYALLLAVIVVIAEVMLGVMIVLGYAVRLTLWSLLLMIVFFTFLTFYSAYFNKVTDCGCFGDALKLTPWESFWKDVILLALILFLIYGRKYIQPFFTVNIRSILVFASLVGCLGLAYHVLEHLPVVDFRPYKIGANIPEGMSIPPGAPEPVFEYRWLFTQNGEEETVVTNGDYPSHPGELLEVKTKEIQAGYEPPIHDFSMERNGEDHTEQLMQVPRMLVIIAYNLENTEMEGYYGVRQLVQQARSKGVRVIGMSASSQDETTAFSQQNSLELDFYFCDQTTLKTIVRSNPGILEIRNGTITQKLHWNDAAKFQLEP
- the truA gene encoding tRNA pseudouridine(38-40) synthase TruA; the encoded protein is MRYFLDIAYKGKHYHGWQIQPNAISVQQVLENALSTLLREKIQVTGAGRTDTGVHAKQLIVHFDIETLDDLIAFQHRLNSFLPSDIAINDIKAVQKEAHARFDAVEREYEYLLITQKNPFLSDSAFLLNRTPDFDKMNQAAALLLDHQDFQCFSRSGSDVKTYHCDVRKARWEKRGDAWVFTIAADRFLRNMVRAVVGTLLEVGLGKMDMDQFRQVLLSKDRSKAGASAPAHGLYLVHVNYPENIYLD
- a CDS encoding ABC transporter ATP-binding protein, giving the protein MAESSGKAFDFKLFKRLLAFTKPYKMVFYFVALAAIAMSALGVLRPILLQMAIDTAILPKDYDGLVFYIAAMFGVLFLEVIFQFAFIFYTNWLGQHVIRDIRVKLFDLMLGFKMQYYDKNAVGRLTTRAVNDIETISSIFSQGLFMIISDLLKMLVIMGIMLYKSWQLSLIVFTILPIIIYATRVFQRAMKGAFEEVRNQVANLNSFVQERISGMKIVQLFTREDTEYENFEQINARHRKGWIKTVWYNSIFFPIAEMTSSVAIGMVVWYGGLNVTASGTITLGVIVAFIELSQMLFRPLRQIADKFNTLQMGMVATNRVFGILDTEAHIPDEGQTELTSTQGEIVFDDVHFGYIPDEEVLKGISFTASPGQTIALVGATGAGKSTIINLLSRFYEINSGEIRVDGNSIKDYTIKSLRDHIAIVLQDVFLFADTILQNITLGDEGISREQVEEAAKEIGVHEFISSLPDGYLYNVKERGTMLSSGQRQLIAFLRAYVSNPSILILDEATSSVDSHSEEMIQTATERITQGRTSIVIAHRLATIKKADLILVMEAGQIVERGTHKELLAKKDGYYRNLYEVQFLAEEIT
- a CDS encoding metallophosphoesterase family protein, which produces MKRILLLSDTHSYLDEAILEHCKKVDEVWHAGDIGDISVTDRIKEVAVLRAVYGNIDNATIRQEFPLNQRFELEGVTVWITHIGGYPGRYTARVKGEIIQEPPKLFITGHSHILKVIRDNNLDLLHMNPGAVGKHGFHPARTMLRFRLSKGNISDLEVIEYKR
- a CDS encoding diadenylate cyclase, producing the protein MEFLDIRVIDIIDIVLVAFLLYYMYKLVKGTVAINIFVGIVILYAIWKLTELLEMELLSTILGGFLGVGMFALIVVFQQEIRKFLLMLGSTNFRARRKFLKQFRLISEDSIAVTDIQAILNACHRMASNHLGALIVFRRNNSLDFVKNSGDQMRIQVNQPIIESIFYKNSPLHDGAMVIEDNWIAATRVILPVSNEKRIPQRFGLRHRAAIGITEKTDAVCLVVSEESGQISYIKEGDFVLYEDTEELAHKLETDLSF
- a CDS encoding DUF4293 domain-containing protein codes for the protein MFQRIQTLYTIISLIFTLGLYLWFPEMSDEEGTVVLNKNQPLILGLLAGSAVLHVLALMNFKKRQRQFVLNRLTIILNFVLLGVFVYRSLTLSGESLLSMKGIGVLFPAISIVLLAMANKAIKRDEDLVKSVDRIR
- a CDS encoding DUF1599 domain-containing protein, translating into MSHTLEQYDAVIDGCRSLFIKKMSDYGSAWRILRLPSLTDQIFIKAQRIRSLQQQQERKIDEGEQSEFIGIVNYSVMALIQLELGVTEQPDLDVDAAIEHYDKHISQTRQLMLDKNHDYGEAWRDMRVSSLTDLILQKILRVKQIEDNQGKTLVSEGVDANYQDMINYSVFAMIHLTEQG
- the folP gene encoding dihydropteroate synthase, which codes for MTINCKGQLIDLQTPKVMGIINVTPDSFYDGGTTLDIDSILHQARTMLEEGATFLDVGGYSSRPGADDVPPTEELERVLPAIRAILNNIPEALISVDTFRAEVARVCVEAGAAMINDISGGQADPLMLQTVAELQIPYVMMHSRGNPRNMQSLTQYQQVTRDVLFFFSKQIAEARQLGINDIIADPGFGFAKTLEQNYELLSELELFNSLKVPVLVGLSRKSMINKVIGTSPEGALNGSTVLHTICLMKGANILRVHDVKEAVECIKLTARINMRENGIF
- a CDS encoding DUF3667 domain-containing protein, with protein sequence MDCKNCGYHLDPTEKYCHKCGARVIHNRLTTKGLMSQLGEEFLNYDNKLLKTFKDLVKKPEVVIDGFIKGVRKRYVNPIGYFTLAVSFAGLFNFVLNKFFPDLMKEVFSAVNTDETQLAASMEFSEVIVEYQSLLFFASIPILALISRIVFYKNKQYNYTEHLVLNIYTYSEASILTTILSFATVWSGTIYPIVAYVVMPLQIVYYSYVLKRLFNLSFGQLLIKILLFLLVLIPLYIFFVIIAGIIMILNGDFNEIIEAERAKRGISYVISSARNWTS